In Promicromonospora sukumoe, the following proteins share a genomic window:
- the radA gene encoding DNA repair protein RadA: protein MTSSTSKKARPAYRCTECGWTTVKWVGRCGECQEWGTVTEDGPAATGPRTAAVSPARTPARPIADIDVESARANPTGVGEFDRVLGGGLVPGAVILLAGEPGVGKSTLLLAVASNVADGALGPDGFESPRTVLYVTGEESAGQVRLRAERIGALSRTLLLAAETDLGTVLGHLEANQPDMLIVDSVQTIASSQVDGAPGGVSQVREVAAALIAVAKERQIPTILVGHVTKDGSVAGPRTLEHLVDVVCQFEGDRHSRLRMIRAVKNRYGPTDEVGCFDLSEDGIVGLPDPSGLFLSHAGSGVAGSCITVTLEGRRPLAVEVQGLVAPSPLNNPRRATSGVDSSRLAMILAVLQRHGGLRLADQDVYASTVGGVRITEPASDLAAALALVSARTGKPLPGATVAVGEVGLAGDLRPVAGLDRRLGEAARLGFAHAVVPHGTGVKAPEGLKLVEATHIRDAVEWAQGLGGQGNGEVAGR, encoded by the coding sequence GTGACCTCATCGACCTCCAAGAAGGCCCGGCCCGCGTACCGGTGCACCGAGTGCGGCTGGACCACCGTCAAGTGGGTCGGCCGCTGCGGCGAGTGCCAGGAGTGGGGCACCGTGACCGAGGACGGCCCGGCGGCGACCGGCCCCCGCACGGCGGCGGTGTCGCCCGCTCGCACGCCCGCCCGGCCCATCGCGGACATCGACGTGGAGTCGGCACGCGCCAACCCGACCGGCGTCGGCGAGTTCGACCGGGTGCTCGGCGGCGGCCTCGTGCCGGGGGCCGTGATCCTGCTCGCGGGCGAGCCGGGCGTGGGCAAGTCGACGCTGCTGCTCGCGGTCGCGAGCAACGTGGCGGACGGCGCGCTGGGCCCGGACGGGTTCGAGTCGCCCCGCACGGTGCTCTACGTGACCGGTGAGGAGTCCGCCGGGCAGGTCCGGCTGCGGGCCGAACGGATCGGGGCGCTGTCGCGCACGCTGCTGCTGGCCGCGGAGACCGACCTCGGCACGGTGCTGGGCCACCTGGAGGCCAACCAGCCCGACATGCTGATCGTCGACTCGGTGCAGACCATCGCGTCCTCGCAGGTGGACGGGGCCCCGGGCGGCGTCTCGCAGGTCCGGGAGGTCGCCGCGGCGCTGATCGCCGTGGCGAAGGAGCGGCAGATCCCCACGATCCTCGTGGGGCACGTGACCAAGGACGGCTCGGTCGCGGGGCCGCGCACGCTGGAGCACCTGGTGGACGTGGTCTGCCAGTTCGAGGGTGACCGGCACTCCCGCCTGCGGATGATCCGCGCGGTGAAGAACCGGTACGGCCCCACGGACGAGGTGGGCTGCTTCGACCTGTCGGAGGACGGGATCGTGGGGCTGCCCGACCCGTCCGGGCTGTTCCTGTCGCACGCCGGGTCGGGGGTGGCCGGCTCGTGCATCACGGTCACGCTGGAGGGACGGCGGCCGCTCGCGGTCGAGGTGCAGGGCCTGGTGGCGCCGAGCCCGCTGAACAACCCGCGCCGCGCCACCAGCGGCGTGGACTCCAGCCGGCTGGCGATGATCCTCGCCGTGCTCCAGCGGCACGGCGGGCTGCGGCTCGCGGACCAGGACGTCTACGCCTCCACGGTCGGCGGCGTCCGCATCACCGAGCCCGCGTCCGACCTCGCGGCCGCCCTCGCGCTCGTGTCCGCCCGGACCGGCAAGCCGCTGCCCGGTGCCACCGTCGCCGTCGGCGAGGTGGGCCTGGCGGGCGACCTGCGCCCGGTCGCCGGGCTCGACCGCCGCCTGGGCGAGGCCGCACGGCTGGGGTTCGCGCACGCGGTGGTGCCGCACGGGACCGGGGTCAAGGCGCCCGAGGGGCTCAAGCTCGTCGAGGCGACGCACATCCGCGACGCCGTGGAGTGGGCGCAGGGCCTAGGCGGTCAGGGCAACGGTGAGGTGGCCGGCAGATGA
- a CDS encoding phosphatase PAP2 family protein: MPASDGLVAPRADAHARPDHPTLLHHPTPPQHPTPPHRPAAGSAARVAGLVVVLAVALGTWLVWWAMVTTWPGQRVEELVFVTADLFQDVVNRPVEPVLLLGSPPWLVTGFLAVCGVGLLRRRWGATAMAATVVVGSNLTTQVVKDGVLYRTGLVGEWNRDVNTLPSGHVTVVAAAWAALLLVVPRRWRPVTALAGAVATCAMGLATIADRWHRPSDVVAAVLVVVLWTALVGVVAPAAWADRRQDDPRARTERPTRLVAIFLGAFAAPLAVLSVLAAAFAEGHIGSGPAWDAGLVAYVGGHLAAFAVATAAFAVLLPLSQAAVRPR; the protein is encoded by the coding sequence ATGCCGGCCTCCGACGGGCTCGTGGCGCCCCGTGCCGACGCGCACGCCCGCCCGGACCACCCGACGCTCCTGCACCACCCGACGCCCCCGCAGCACCCGACACCCCCGCACCGTCCCGCGGCAGGTTCCGCCGCCCGCGTCGCGGGCCTCGTGGTCGTGCTCGCCGTGGCCCTCGGCACCTGGCTGGTCTGGTGGGCGATGGTCACCACCTGGCCCGGGCAGCGCGTCGAGGAGCTGGTCTTCGTCACGGCCGACCTGTTCCAGGACGTGGTCAACCGGCCCGTGGAGCCGGTGCTGCTGCTCGGCTCGCCGCCGTGGCTCGTGACCGGCTTCCTCGCGGTGTGCGGCGTCGGGCTGCTGCGCCGGCGGTGGGGTGCCACGGCGATGGCCGCCACCGTCGTCGTCGGCTCGAACCTGACCACGCAGGTGGTCAAGGACGGCGTGCTCTACCGCACCGGGCTGGTCGGGGAGTGGAACCGCGACGTCAACACCCTGCCCAGCGGCCACGTCACCGTGGTGGCGGCCGCCTGGGCGGCGCTGCTGCTCGTGGTGCCCCGGCGCTGGCGGCCGGTCACGGCGCTCGCGGGCGCCGTCGCGACCTGTGCCATGGGCCTCGCGACGATCGCGGACCGGTGGCACCGCCCGTCGGACGTGGTCGCGGCGGTGCTCGTCGTCGTGCTGTGGACGGCGCTGGTGGGCGTGGTGGCGCCGGCCGCATGGGCGGACCGGCGCCAGGACGACCCGCGGGCCCGCACGGAGCGGCCGACGCGGCTGGTCGCCATCTTCCTCGGCGCCTTCGCCGCCCCGCTGGCCGTGCTGTCGGTCCTGGCCGCCGCCTTCGCGGAGGGGCACATCGGGTCGGGCCCGGCCTGGGACGCGGGGCTCGTCGCGTACGTGGGCGGCCACCTCGCGGCGTTCGCCGTCGCGACGGCCGCGTTCGCCGTGCTGCTCCCGCTGAGCCAGGCGGCCGTGCGGCCCCGGTAG
- the proC gene encoding pyrroline-5-carboxylate reductase, with protein MNQRLAVLGAGNMGEAVLAGALSAGWAASDVVATVRTEAKAQHLRETYQVATTSDNVAAVQGAGIVLVGVKPKDVGALLDEVASAIDPAAVVVTVAAGHPTEFYERRLPAGVAVVRTVPNTPAAIGAGITAIAPGAAATEAHLAAVEHLLAGTGAVVRAAEKDLDAVSAISGSGPAYVFYVADALAEAGVLLGLTRAVARELATQTLLGASRLMDESGEHPVILREKVTSPGGTTAAALRALDDGGVRASFLDAATAARDRARALGG; from the coding sequence GTGAACCAGCGACTTGCAGTGCTCGGGGCCGGGAACATGGGCGAGGCGGTGCTCGCGGGCGCGCTGTCGGCGGGCTGGGCCGCGTCCGACGTCGTCGCCACCGTGCGGACCGAGGCCAAGGCGCAGCACCTGCGCGAGACCTATCAGGTAGCCACCACCAGCGACAACGTCGCCGCGGTGCAGGGCGCCGGCATCGTGCTCGTGGGCGTGAAGCCCAAGGACGTGGGCGCGCTGCTCGACGAGGTCGCGTCCGCGATCGACCCGGCCGCCGTCGTCGTCACCGTCGCGGCCGGCCACCCCACGGAGTTCTACGAGCGGCGGCTGCCGGCCGGCGTCGCCGTGGTGCGCACCGTGCCGAACACGCCCGCGGCGATCGGCGCGGGCATCACGGCGATCGCGCCGGGCGCGGCCGCCACGGAGGCCCACCTGGCGGCGGTCGAGCACCTGCTCGCCGGCACGGGCGCGGTGGTGCGCGCCGCGGAGAAGGACCTCGACGCCGTCTCCGCGATCTCCGGCTCCGGCCCCGCGTACGTCTTCTACGTGGCCGACGCCCTCGCCGAGGCCGGCGTGCTGCTCGGCCTCACGCGCGCCGTCGCGCGTGAGCTCGCGACCCAGACGCTGCTCGGCGCCTCCCGCCTCATGGACGAGTCGGGGGAGCACCCGGTGATCCTCCGCGAGAAGGTCACCTCACCCGGCGGCACCACGGCCGCCGCCCTGCGGGCGCTCGACGACGGCGGGGTGCGCGCCTCGTTCCTCGACGCCGCCACGGCCGCGCGTGACCGCGCCCGCGCGCTGGGTGGATGA